The genomic window TCCCATCGATAGCAAGAGCAGTAGTCCTTTCAAAAGTTTCATAGCCGTTGTAAATAGCTGCATAAGTTTATAGTTGGACATGTAACGCCATCTATCCGACGGCTGAGGAAACTAAAGTTTGGTACGTACCGGCAgcggtaattataaatttttaggtCCCGATGGGATTTCGACCAACCGACTTTTCCtacatataatttgtaatgacGGTTGGTGGCTAATTCTTATTTAACTGTTAGGTCGCGACGAAGgtctaaatacaaaaataacgatTTTCTATAAActtacacatacacacacaattTTATCTCTCTGCTCTACTTATCGAATTCTCTGTACAACAcagtaagattttaaaaaatatgttggaacgatttttttttaatgttttaggtTGACGCTCTAGCCTTGATCAACTGCTCGTCCACCCAAGCGGGCTGGATCGAGTGGGCCTCGCACAAGATGAACTCACGCGCGCTGCGTTCCCGCGGCATGACGCCCGCCGTAATCGACTACCTCATGTGGTACCACTTCGGCAGGGTGAGTGTGCGGACAGGCTGGCGTTATCTTGGTACCTTGCTAGTATGTTCTGCGCTCTCTCGCATTGCGGGTGTTTTGTCCATATAATGTTTATGCGAATCAGGCCAATGCGAAATATTTGTACACCAATAATTGTATGTCGTGTCACCGAGAACACatgtgaatatattattttgatgttcCTCATGAGCTCGCTGTTCCTTGTGCATGGATGGATGTTTGATTGAgtggttatttttatgtttcagtATAGTCtctgtttttgttaatattttataaagtatttttctgTATTGATTCCTGGCAGCCTCCCATAGCTGgaatattacatttcaaaatgcgAAATTCAGCTCTGCAAACATGAAACGTCGACTGGTGCAGTTTTCGAATATCATCTTATATTCGCGTGCGAGTCTCGTCTACTGCAAAATTGGAATATTACGCATAGGAAATCAACACGTCATTCCTCGTTACcgaagtttaataataattgttttaaacgaGTTCGAAGCGAGTGAGTGTGTCAAATTGATATATAGAGTTAATCGGTGCGCGGTGGTGTGCAGTGTCCCGAGGAGCGCAACCCGGACCTGGCTCAGATGTACCGCACGTACTTCCGGCGGCACGTGAACCCCGGCAACCTGGCCATGCTGGTGGAGAGCTACGCGCGGCGCAGCGACCTCGGCATCGCACGCGACTCCGCCTCCATCCGCGCGCCCGTGCTCAACCTCACGGCCGCGCTCTCGCCGCACGTCGACCAGACCGTCTCGTTCAACGCGCGCCTGCACCCAGCCAACTCCACCTGGATGAAGGTACGCGCCGCACTGCCCGTCACTCGCACTCTACGCCGCCTCGTGCGTCTGCACGACCGGCGCGTCTCAATGGCGAGCTGCTCTCATACTAGCTTTAATTTCGTGCTGATTTTATTGTCGGCTGAGACGAGCGGCCTCACAGTTAAACGCTTGTTTTGATCCAGTATCGCCGATATCAGGCTCGAAACGATGGCGATGGTGATACTGTCCCTTGATACTAAAAACCGTAACATCGACTCGGATAAGACAGCAAAATGACATCGTCGCACTGACGTTCACAATAAGCCCCGCTGTGTACACCGCTCTTAAGTTGGAGTACCGCTTCGCATGACCGCTGTGAGGATAAGTCAGTGTAGTTACAGACGCGAGGGACATCacgtttttataacatttagatTTTCTGCTATGAGCTGTTGTTTGAACTTTCCAGATATCCGACTCCGCCATGGTGCTGGAGGAGCAACCCGGCAAGATCTCGGAAGCCTTCCGCCTGTTCCTGCAGGGTGAGGGCTACGGTAAGTGAGCTGATGCGGCACGGACGCATCTACGTGTTATAACCGATCATTTTGAGGTATTGCCAATttgagtattaaattaaatgttgccatacttttttatatcaattatattgtatgaaattgaTTCTTGCATaagatttttctattattataataatgtaggtaggagataaatattacaactaGTTTTTGTCGCGTATAGCATACACTTATTTTAATGtgaatgaaattgtatttatgtttcTGTTACTGAGCAGTAGTATTGATGTTCATTGCTCGTTTTGCTCCACGAAATGAACAACGAGAGGTTCCAACAGTCATTGTATTGTACGGCTGGAGGCCGAGGTCGGATCCCGAGAGCCCTTGTTACACTACACTGGTCTCATAATACGGAAATAGTTATCTCACTGTACGATATCTAGTTAGTGCACGCGATGACGCTTACAACCCGACCAATTCGAGAAGTCTGCGATGCAATgcaattggtgtttataatgcAATCGGTCTGAATGGCTTCTTTCTTTTCCACCGTTATGTTTGAGCCTGGATTTGCCTTGAGTTAGCGGCCCCTGACATGGTACGTACTAGCGGACCGCTTGCTATTATTCGTCAACAACTTCAATAGTTTGTGTGATGGTTTATTGAGTATTTTCATATTGTACACTGTCGTCCGTAGATTTACTtgtaacattgaaataaaacgttttttaagTATCGGCTTGGGATGCTGTCcccttttgtatattatatgtatacacatCGGAACCGCCGCCGCCTTTAAACGCTTGCGTTACAATGTTACGAATGAATAAGTctcgaaatgttttatttctgtttatatcGCTAGGCACTATGAATAGTATCGTTTAGTATAGTATGGCCACAGACGAGCTCGCATTCCACTTTGTGTTGCCACCACATTTCGCCCGCGCCGCCCCCGCGCCGCCCCCGCGCCGCCGCCTGCCGAGCGAGGCCGGCGGTCGTGCGCGATGCGCTCTAGTTCCGCGTCTACATCGAATATTCAAATGTCGCCCTGCAGTACCTAcacttattaataatcaattattagaGAACTGGAACATCGTTTATCTACTTAAAAATTTAACGTCTTCAAACAACTCGAGCGATTACGATGTGTCAATGAAATTGTTTGAggttatattattcaataaaatggaTTGGAAACTGATTGGGAAAGGAACAGATGaccaaattgatttattttatataattggatTGAATTCTGTTTCTTTAGTAAAGCGAATTGACTATTCATAGCAGCGTACAGTACGTATGACAGCAACCGCGTTGTTTGTTAACGCGTTCATACGCGCGGACAATTCGAACGCGATACAGAACACCTTACTAGTTTGTCTCTTAGATTCTACGATAATCAGCTCTTTACGTTTGTAACCGTCTTATTAATAAACGACCCTAAACATACTCGGCTGCCGGTTGTGGTTGTGATCgttgaagtatttttatttgtaacgagTTATACGTCTCGCGTTGGCCTCTTGCCTGACGCGAGTATATCCAACGAAACAGTCGAGTAACGTTTTCCCTCGCACTCGCACCGAGTCCGGCCGGGTTGATATctgtatacaatataaaatatattacagtataatttaccgctttatttacatttattcagAAATATCGATCGGCCGGGCTGTGCGCTTAAATGTAATGTCAAGTTTATCAATAAGACGGTAAGTAGTTGCGAACACCTGTTTTgccaaatgtttatattttagacaCGCTTTACTTTTATACGAGTTTTGTACACCACGTGCCCGCGGCGAGCGACCGCCCAGTGCGCACGCGTCGCTCGCCGCGTCGGCGCGCGCATGTTTGATGTTCTCCTCTCTGTTCCCGCTCGTAGCCGTGTTGGCTCTGCACAAACTAGCATCGACCGTGAGTAGGCCCGCCTCGGTCGCCTCTATCGCCTCTATCTCAGCCACGGAATAGCCGGTATTTTGTTGTGAGCCTTGTAGACAAAGTAAGTTGTTTGGATACTTTATTTTCATCCTTTTCCTTTGGACGCGTTTTATCTTTAACGGTGCTACGTGCTAGCGAGGTATCAGTAGCGCTGCTCGTATGTACTTATGCGAAAACACGTCCAAAGGGTTATATTAAATCGGCGCCACGTATTCGTGTATTGTAAATCTTTGTaacttaaacacaaattactcTTCGAATACCCGCCATTGGACTACGTCGGATGTGTGACGCAGATATGGAACGTTTACTGAAGTAGGTCCCACCGTCCACCCGCACTCGAGCCCGAGGCGCCCTACCGGTGTCCGAACGCTATCGTCACGGCTCGGTACTGTTGGCGGACGGTCGGCCTCACTTGCAGTCGCCATGACACACGCGTCACGTGGCTGCTTATAAAATGAGTAGACTTCACGTGACACATCGTGTCGTGCGCGTCAGTTTCATTTACACAAAATGTAAACACAACAAAGTCGCATGATGATCTGTGACCGCGTTTACGTTACTGTTGACACAGACTAAATAAAACAGCCCGCTAATACTTTAAGTTGACGTTTTGTTTACACTTTGCACAACTTACAATGTTACCAAACTATAGTGCGCACGCAGTGCatgtttaagttatattattattttcactaaTATCAAAATGTTCATAGAtgtgttttcataaatattggGTCCTTACAATTTCTAACGTGACTCTGTATACTGCGAGGAACTACCTCGCTGAGCATATCATAGAAGAGTCTACATTAAATAGTCTTATAACTCGAAAATAACTACATACGCTTGTACGCTCCCGAGCTGGCTTGCTTATTTAAGCGAAATACTAGCGACTGGGACGCGAGTGACCTGTGCCCTGTAAACACCCGATCATCGCCGTGGCGTTGTCGTACTAATATTGCAGTTGAATTTCTCCTCAGCGATACTAATCGTGGTTGGTTTGTGGTCCGCAGTGGCGCCACTGTCGCCGACGAAGATCGTCGCGTTCCGGCGACTGTCCGACGCGGGCCGGCGCCGCGCCTGCCGCCACTCGCCCGTCATCCGCATCACCGAGAATCCCATCTCCGAGGCGGTCGTCTGCTAAGCTGCCGCCCGACCTCCGCCAccgccccgccccgccccgcACCCGCACCCGCACCGCGCACCGCTCGGCTCGCGCGCGCTCACAACACGTTTCTTGCACATCGTTTTGTTCGTTCAAGCGTTCGTTCGAAAGCGTTTAATTTCCAAATCTCAACAAGCATATCTGATTTTcgtcaattaataatttttgatcGATTTATATTTTGGATTAAGGTTGAGTTTACTCGTTCGGATTAGATTTAGGCGACTCGCTTGCGGCTCGAGTAGCGATACGTATAGgagctttaattatttattttaatttaatttagttaagtaGGAATACCGCATTCCCGTCGAAGTGTTATGGAGGTCGGTAGAGGTGAACGGTAAGGTCCGCTGCTGGAACGTATAATTGTAAGTGTACATATGTCGGAGGGACAACAGCTTAGGTTAGGAAGGACGAGAGTGACGCCGGAGGGCCGGCAGGCAGTGGGCGAGCGGCTCGGGTCGACGCGCCGTTCTATATCACTACGGTAACTTTTGAGACCATTTTACTACAATCACGATTAATCTATACATTAACGTCGACTGCTCGTATACGACATACGGAGTGCGCAGGCGGACACGACGACTCTCGCGCCGCGGGCCGGCGTCTGTGTCTGTGCTGTGCTGTGTAAGACCAAGACATTTTTGACGATTCATTGTTCGAAATATTGTTATAGTTCGCAGATTTTTTTACAAGTAATAATTTATCAGGTGTCAGGAGCGCGTTTCGTGGTCCGATGTTCAATACCGAGGCCAGCGTCCGTCGGATCAGCATTCGTTATTAGTGGAGCGTGTTTCCCGAGGCGGACACGTGTAGTTGTGCGCACTCGCTTCGAGCAACCGAGAGTGCGACTTAGTGGGAGCCGTTGGTTCCTCTCGTAGCTATTCCGTAGCTATTCCGTAGCTATTCCGTAGCTATTCCGTAGCTAGTCCGAGTAGTGTTATCGCCGAGTGACGCGAAGCGACGCGCGTTCGCGAACTACTTTCCCGGCAATTCTTGAAGCTTCGTAGAAGtacacttatataaatattataaattaatttttagaatCTCAATTTCCTAagctgttttgtttttatatattatgttaacttGTGTGACtttattatgaatacaataaaatgtgattttataataattaatggcgTTTCATTTCCAGACACCGACCGCTCGACGCGGACCACACGTTCtgaacggtggtagctttatgtttaaaatgattCTGTGAAATGACAGTAGACAGTCAAGTGTGATTGAAAAAGCCTGTTTTGACCGATACCTTACACTATGTGATAAATGATACACCAGCAGTACTATGACAGacggatatatttataaatcgtatgctaatatacaaaatatgtgttataaatacgttcatatattgaatatcaatTCACCGTAGATTACGTAACGCTCGATCACGTGAAGAGAACGAGTGAGTAAATACAATCTAACGTACGGTAACACAACCACTGTAAATACATCTCACAGTTCCATGCACGCCGACCGGGTATTGTATTACCGCTATAAATCCTCTCGCGGCGCTCGCGTCGCACAAACGCAACGGAGCGCGTTAAACGTAACAGTCGAATATTACAGTATCGCTAGCGCACACGGGCGGCGAGCTAACCGTCCGTCGTCTACGCGGTCGTTACGGATAAAGTTTGTCTTCATTATCACAGCGGGCGTCCGCGTCGACAATTAGCCAGCCGGCAGTGTGTTGCCAGTTTATCATCTTACAACATTTCATAATCTCAAATACATAACGACTTG from Vanessa tameamea isolate UH-Manoa-2023 chromosome Z, ilVanTame1 primary haplotype, whole genome shotgun sequence includes these protein-coding regions:
- the LOC113403975 gene encoding protein NDRG3 isoform X3 translates to MDNYGFVYDELPVQNRKLEVRDVAAYRTRFANFPSRSTVHAPASKTVICLRTLLPIDSMDDIELKNIQLQFPSVRRFSDSSCQELRVHTDRGDIMVAVQGDRSKPAILTYHDIGLNYTSFQPFFNYVDMRALLENFCVYHVNAPGQEEGAPTLPEDYVYPTMEELSNQLNYVMVHFAIKSFIGFGVGVGANILARFALINPEKVDALALINCSSTQAGWIEWASHKMNSRALRSRGMTPAVIDYLMWYHFGRCPEERNPDLAQMYRTYFRRHVNPGNLAMLVESYARRSDLGIARDSASIRAPVLNLTAALSPHVDQTVSFNARLHPANSTWMKISDSAMVLEEQPGKISEAFRLFLQGEGYVAPLSPTKIVAFRRLSDAGRRRACRHSPVIRITENPISEAVVC
- the LOC113403975 gene encoding protein NDRG3 isoform X4; the protein is MPTVNSEETALLSLLPIDSMDDIELKNIQLQFPSVRRFSDSSCQELRVHTDRGDIMVAVQGDRSKPAILTYHDIGLNYTSFQPFFNYVDMRALLENFCVYHVNAPGQEEGAPTLPEDYVYPTMEELSNQLNYVMVHFAIKSFIGFGVGVGANILARFALINPEKVDALALINCSSTQAGWIEWASHKMNSRALRSRGMTPAVIDYLMWYHFGRCPEERNPDLAQMYRTYFRRHVNPGNLAMLVESYARRSDLGIARDSASIRAPVLNLTAALSPHVDQTVSFNARLHPANSTWMKISDSAMVLEEQPGKISEAFRLFLQGEGYVAPLSPTKIVAFRRLSDAGRRRACRHSPVIRITENPISEAVVC